The following nucleotide sequence is from Achromobacter spanius.
CAGGCCATGCCCTTCGGACCCGTCACGATGTCCAAGGCCTGGATCGAAATGATCCATCGCTACGTCGGCACCATCCTGGGCATGCTCATCATTGGCATCGTCTACATGGCATGGCGCTATCGCCGCGAACTGGGCCGCTCGCCCGCGCTGGCCGTGACGACGCTGGTCGCCGTGTGCGTGCAAGGCGCCTTCGGCGCGTGGACCGTCACGCACAAGCTCATGCCCGCCGTGGTGACGGCCCACCTGGTGTTCGGGCTGTCGGTACTGGCGCTGATGACGTGGCTATCGGCCCGCGAACGTCCGCACCTGGCCATTGCAGCAACCGCTGCGCGTTGGAAGCCCTGGGTAGCGGTGGGCTTTGGCCTGCTGCTGGTGCAGGTGACGCTAGGCGGCTGGGTCAGCACCAACTACGCCGCGCTGGCCTGCATGGACTTTCCCATGTGCCACGGCCAGTGGGTGCCCGACATGGACTTCCACGGCGGCTATTCGGTGATTCGTGGCCTGGGTGAATTGCCATCGGGCGAAATGATCTCCCAGCCCGCGCTGACCGCCATCCACTGGGTGCATCGCAATTTCGCGTTCGTCGTGTTCCTGTACCTGGGCACGCTGGCCTGGCGGTTGCGGGCCGAACCGGGCCTGCGCGGCCCCGCCACGCTGATGCTGGCCTTGCTGGTCGCGCAATTGTTCACCGGCCTGACGACCATCTTCTTTCAGTGGCCGCTCTTGATTGCGGTGTTGCACAATGGGGGCGCCGCCGGCCTGACCTTGGCCGCCGTGGTGCTGATGGTGCGTTTATCCACGGCGGGAAGCGTGCCGACCGGGGGCTATGGCCCCAATTCGGTGCGCGTTTAAAATAGGGTCCACTATGACCAGTCTTGCCGCTCCTCAACCCGGATTGCTCCGCCAATACCTCGTACTCACCAAGCCGCGCGTCACGCAGTTGGCGGTGTTTTGCGCGGTCATCGGTATGTTTCTCGCTGTACCGGGCGTACCCGATATGCGCCGCGTGCTGTTTGGCACCATCGGCATCTGGCTGCTGGCCGCAGCCGCCTTCGCCATCAACTGCCTGATCGAACAGGAAGTGGATGCGCGCATGCTGCGCACGGCGCGGCGCGCCACCGCCCGGGGCACCATTTCCGCGTTCCAGGTGCTGAGCCTGTCGGGCCTGTTGGGCGGCGCGGGCATGTTCGTGCTGTACACGCTGGTGAACCCGCTGACCATGTGGCTGACCTTCGCCACGTTTGTGGGTTACGCCGTCATCTATACCGTCATCCTCAAGCCGCGCACGCCGCAGAACATCGTGATTGGCGGCTTGTCGGGCGCCATGCCGCCGGCGCTGGGCTGGGCCGCCGTGGCGGATTCCGTGCCTGCCGAGGCCTGGGTGCTGGTGCTGATCATCTTCATCTGGACCCCGCCGCACTTCTGGGCGCTGGCGCTGTACCGCAACCATGACTACGCCAAGGCCGGCCTGCCCATGCTGCCGGTCACGCATGGCAACCAATTCACGCGCTTGCACATCCTGCTCTACAGCGTGGCGCTGGTGGCCACGACGCTCTTGCCCTACGCCATCCGCATGAGCGGCGTGCTCTATCTGTTGTCGGCACTGGTGCTGGGCGGCATGTTCGTGTCCTATGCCTGGCGCCTGTACCGCGTCTATAGCGACGAACTGGCGCGCAGCATGTTCCGCTTTTCCATTCTCTACCTGGCGCTGCTGTTCGGCGCCCTGCTGGTGGACCACTGGGTCGGCCTGCTGCGCTGACCCCTGGAGATTGTTTGATGTCTTTGTTTTCCGCGAGCCGCCGGCAGGGTCTGCGCTTTGCCGCCGCTGCCGCCATCACTGTCCTTAGCGCCACCCTTGCCGCCTGCGGCGACAGCGCGCCCAAGTTCAAGGGCAGCGACATCAGCGGCACCCAGTTGGGCCGTGGCCTGGAGCTGACCGACACCAATGGCAAGACCCGCCAGTTGTCCGACTTTGCCGGCAAGGTTGTCGTGGTGTTCTTTGGTTTCACGCAATGCCCGGACGTGTGTCCCACGTCCCTGGCTGAACTGACCGAAGTCATGAAGAAGCTGGGTCCGGACGCCGACCGCGTGCAGGTCTTGCTGATCACCGTGGACCCCGAGCGCGATACGCAGGAAGTGTTGAAGCAGTATGTGACGGCATTCGACCCGCGCTTTCTGGGCCTGACCGGCACGCCGGACCAGATCAAGAAGGCTGCCGCGTCATTCAAGGCGTATTACGCCAAGGCGCCCACCAAGGACGGCAACTACACGATGGACCACACCGCCGCGTTCTACCTGCTGGATGGCAAGGGCGAATCGCGCGTGCTGGCCAACAACACGCTGGGTGTGGACGCGCTCACGCACGACATCCAGGCGCTGCTTAAAGACTAGCGGGCTAGTGCGTAAGAAGGATCAGCGGGTTTGCGAACCCGCCGCAGCCCAGCCGGCCAACGCCGCCTGGGCTTTTTCATTCAGCTCGGCCACGGCAATGTCGTGCCGGTGCGTGATGATCATCAGGGCATAGGGCGTGGCCAGCGCCGCGGCTTCAGGGCACAGGCGCGACTCGTCGCCAACGGACGGGGAGACGTTGCGCCAGTAATTGATGGCCTGTTCGAGCTGGGGCAGGGAAATGGAATCCATGCGCGTATTGTCCACGAATGGGCATGGCTGTCCACCGACGTGCCCGGCGCCTGCAACCCCTGCAAAGAAGCGTCACCATCGCAACATGCCGAAACCGCGTGCGGGTGCTATACCGATGCCGGTTAGTTACGATGGAGCATCGTCATGAATACATCCACCCGAATCCAGCACTCGCGCAGCGGCTTGCACCCCTTGGTTGCGGCTGCCGCCATCGCCGTCATTGTCATGTGCGCCGTGGGCGTGGCCGCGGTGATGGGCTGGTTGCCGTCGCCGTCGGCCAATCCGCATGCCGACACCCCGGTGGCGGAAGCTGGCCCTGAAGACGCCAATCTGGCTCCTGCGCCTGCACAAGCACAAGCGCAGCCGTCCGCGCCGCAGGCGCAGCAAGCCCGCCCGGCCTCGGCGCCGCGAGCATCCGCTCCGGCACCCGCCAAGCAGGCATGCCAAAGCTGCGGGGTAGTGGAAACCATCCGGCAGGTGCAGGTGCCGGTGAAGGACAACAGTGACCACCTGGTCGGCACCATCGGTGGCGGCGTGGTCGGCGGCGTCGTGGGTAATCAATTTGGCGGAGGCAGCGGCAAGACGGCGCTGACCGTGCTGGGCGCGGTGGGCGGTGCTTTGGCAGGCCGTGAAGTTGAGCGTAATATCAGACAGCAACAAACGGTGACGCACTATGAGCTGACGGTCCGCATGAGCGACGGCAGTGCGCGCCAGTTCCGCAGCGCGCAGCCGTTCGCCTTTGCTTCGGGCGATCACGTGCGCGTGGAAAACAACCAGCTGCTGCCGGGCTAACCCGCGCGGCCGGCGGCAATCAGTCCATGGGGAGACCTGGCATGAGCGACCAATTCACGAACCCGTTTGTCCTTCCCGGCATGGGACAGAATTCCGACCTGTCGGGCAACCCCTTGCTGGCCAGCATGGAAATGATGCGCCAGGCATGGGCCGGCCTGACCGGCCCGGGCGGCCTGGCCAGCAGCCTGCCGATGGCGCCTCCCATGAATCTTGAAGACCTGGACCGCCGTATCGCCGAGTTGCGTTCGGTGGAAAACTGGCTGCGCATGAACCTGTCCATGCTGTCGTCCACCATCCAGGGCATGGAAGTGCAGCGTTCCACCATCAGCACCCTGCGTGCGTTTGTGGACAGCGCGGCCAGCATGGACATGAACGCCGTGCGCGACAGCGGCGCGGCGTCGCCGCTGGAAGTGGTGCTAGGGCTGAAACCCGCACCGACATCCGCTGCCAAACCGGCAGCACCGGACAGCGCACGCGACACCAAGCCGCAAGGTCCTTCCGCTGGCGCGGCGTCGGAATCGGATGCCGCTAACGCATCGGCCGCATCGGCCTCCGAATCGGCCGGCCCTGGCATGACCGAGCAAATGGGCGCCGCCGCGCAG
It contains:
- a CDS encoding COX15/CtaA family protein, which codes for MERIKARYRKLVFFTWFLTLDLIMFGAFVRLTDSGLGCPDWPGCYGSVTPLGAQGDIHQASQAMPFGPVTMSKAWIEMIHRYVGTILGMLIIGIVYMAWRYRRELGRSPALAVTTLVAVCVQGAFGAWTVTHKLMPAVVTAHLVFGLSVLALMTWLSARERPHLAIAATAARWKPWVAVGFGLLLVQVTLGGWVSTNYAALACMDFPMCHGQWVPDMDFHGGYSVIRGLGELPSGEMISQPALTAIHWVHRNFAFVVFLYLGTLAWRLRAEPGLRGPATLMLALLVAQLFTGLTTIFFQWPLLIAVLHNGGAAGLTLAAVVLMVRLSTAGSVPTGGYGPNSVRV
- the cyoE gene encoding heme o synthase; translated protein: MTSLAAPQPGLLRQYLVLTKPRVTQLAVFCAVIGMFLAVPGVPDMRRVLFGTIGIWLLAAAAFAINCLIEQEVDARMLRTARRATARGTISAFQVLSLSGLLGGAGMFVLYTLVNPLTMWLTFATFVGYAVIYTVILKPRTPQNIVIGGLSGAMPPALGWAAVADSVPAEAWVLVLIIFIWTPPHFWALALYRNHDYAKAGLPMLPVTHGNQFTRLHILLYSVALVATTLLPYAIRMSGVLYLLSALVLGGMFVSYAWRLYRVYSDELARSMFRFSILYLALLFGALLVDHWVGLLR
- a CDS encoding SCO family protein — its product is MSLFSASRRQGLRFAAAAAITVLSATLAACGDSAPKFKGSDISGTQLGRGLELTDTNGKTRQLSDFAGKVVVVFFGFTQCPDVCPTSLAELTEVMKKLGPDADRVQVLLITVDPERDTQEVLKQYVTAFDPRFLGLTGTPDQIKKAAASFKAYYAKAPTKDGNYTMDHTAAFYLLDGKGESRVLANNTLGVDALTHDIQALLKD
- a CDS encoding DUF3717 domain-containing protein; protein product: MDSISLPQLEQAINYWRNVSPSVGDESRLCPEAAALATPYALMIITHRHDIAVAELNEKAQAALAGWAAAGSQTR
- a CDS encoding glycine zipper 2TM domain-containing protein, with the protein product MNTSTRIQHSRSGLHPLVAAAAIAVIVMCAVGVAAVMGWLPSPSANPHADTPVAEAGPEDANLAPAPAQAQAQPSAPQAQQARPASAPRASAPAPAKQACQSCGVVETIRQVQVPVKDNSDHLVGTIGGGVVGGVVGNQFGGGSGKTALTVLGAVGGALAGREVERNIRQQQTVTHYELTVRMSDGSARQFRSAQPFAFASGDHVRVENNQLLPG
- a CDS encoding PhaM family polyhydroxyalkanoate granule multifunctional regulatory protein, whose product is MSDQFTNPFVLPGMGQNSDLSGNPLLASMEMMRQAWAGLTGPGGLASSLPMAPPMNLEDLDRRIAELRSVENWLRMNLSMLSSTIQGMEVQRSTISTLRAFVDSAASMDMNAVRDSGAASPLEVVLGLKPAPTSAAKPAAPDSARDTKPQGPSAGAASESDAANASAASASESAGPGMTEQMGAAAQSASKAWWDLLQQQFNQIAAATAASMPTNPAESGASATPKSKDSKPAAKTEAKASKPAARKPAAKSTSKTAAKSAPRASKNNGPADGKP